A part of Streptomyces sp. DSM 40750 genomic DNA contains:
- a CDS encoding calcium-binding protein, with product MSGGDVIVNAGSGVANNITVSLSGSFVVIQDTASTLTAGIGCSVQINGSVACQVGSFATVVVNAGDLNDRITKTGNVRGNLKGESGNDVIGGGPSPGSNILNGGAGNDTLNGGPTFDLLIGGPGADTLSGGGGNDIASYFESGSGVVVDIDNAADDGVGGEGDNVRTDVETVYGSEFNDTITGSASNDIMLGYGGDDRLVGGAGNDSLAGDLVPSSSGRTGADTLVGGPGNDTLDGVDNILGNDSVDGGANTDTCTADTRDTKSLCEA from the coding sequence GTGAGCGGGGGTGATGTGATCGTCAACGCGGGGTCGGGCGTCGCGAACAACATCACGGTCTCCCTGTCGGGAAGTTTCGTCGTCATTCAGGACACCGCCTCCACCTTGACGGCCGGCATCGGCTGCTCGGTTCAGATCAACGGCTCGGTGGCCTGCCAGGTCGGCAGCTTCGCCACGGTGGTGGTGAACGCCGGGGACCTGAACGACCGGATCACCAAGACCGGCAATGTCCGGGGCAATCTGAAGGGCGAGTCGGGCAACGACGTCATCGGCGGCGGCCCCAGCCCGGGCAGCAACATCCTCAACGGCGGGGCGGGCAACGACACCCTCAACGGCGGCCCCACCTTCGACCTCCTCATCGGCGGCCCCGGCGCCGACACGCTCAGCGGCGGGGGCGGCAACGACATCGCCAGCTACTTCGAGAGCGGCTCGGGCGTGGTCGTCGACATCGACAACGCCGCCGACGACGGCGTCGGCGGCGAGGGCGACAACGTCCGCACCGACGTGGAAACCGTCTACGGCAGCGAGTTCAACGACACGATCACCGGGAGCGCGTCGAACGACATCATGCTCGGGTACGGGGGCGACGACCGGCTGGTCGGCGGGGCGGGCAACGACAGCCTGGCCGGGGACCTCGTCCCGTCGAGCAGCGGCCGCACCGGCGCCGACACCCTGGTCGGCGGTCCCGGGAACGACACCCTCGACGGCGTGGACAACATCCTGGGCAACGACAGCGTCGACGGGGGCGCCAACACCGACACCTGCACCGCCGACACCAGGGACACCAAGAGTCTCTGCGAGGCGTGA
- a CDS encoding NHLP family bacteriocin export ABC transporter peptidase/permease/ATPase subunit: protein MPKGRQKTVRTPTVLQMEAVECGAASLAMVLGHYGRHIPLEELRIACGVSRDGSRASNLLKAARSYGLSAKGMQMDVAALAEVKAPAILFWEFNHYVVYDGMGRRFGRRGVHINDPGKGRRFVPMEDFDSSFTGVVLVMEPGDDFKKGGRKPGVLGAMPARMRGTSGTLPAAVLASLLLVAVGAAVPALSRTYIDMFLIGGQTSLLGVLFASMGACVLLTVLLTWLQQANLLRGRLISSTLSSARFLRHLLRLPVTFFSQRSPADLVQRLQSNDAVAETLARDLAAAGVDAVVVVLYAVLLYTYDPQLTFVGIAVALLNVVAMRVVIRLRATRTAKLRADSARLTNTAYTGLQLIETMKATGGEEGYFRKWAGQHATTLEEQQRLGVPSAWLGVVAPTLATLNSALILWIGGMRAVEGHISVGLLVAFQALVTRFTAPITRLNGVAGRIQDFAADVARLKDVENFQADPLYARPDAAESTRRLHGHVELENITFGYSPLDKPLLTGFDLTVGPGRQVALVGGSGSGKSTVSRLISGLYTPWEGVIRIDGRRLEDIPRGALAASVSFVDQEVFLFEGTVRDNVALWDPSIPDEAVVEALRDAALYDVVTRRPGGINSRVEQDGRNFSGGQRQRLEIARALVRRPSILVLDEVTSALDAETELTVMDNLRKRGCACVVIAHRLSTVRDSDEIVVLQHGTIVERGRHEELVTRGGAYAQLVRER from the coding sequence GTGCCCAAGGGCAGGCAGAAGACCGTCCGCACGCCCACCGTCCTCCAGATGGAGGCCGTGGAGTGCGGCGCCGCCTCCCTCGCCATGGTCCTCGGCCACTACGGACGGCACATCCCGCTGGAGGAACTGCGCATCGCCTGCGGTGTCTCGCGGGACGGCTCGCGCGCCAGCAACCTCCTGAAGGCGGCCCGCAGTTACGGCCTGTCCGCCAAGGGCATGCAGATGGACGTGGCCGCCCTCGCCGAGGTGAAGGCACCGGCCATCCTGTTCTGGGAGTTCAACCACTACGTCGTCTACGACGGCATGGGGCGCCGCTTCGGCCGGCGCGGCGTCCACATCAACGACCCGGGCAAGGGCCGCCGGTTCGTGCCGATGGAGGACTTCGACTCCAGCTTCACGGGGGTCGTCCTGGTCATGGAGCCGGGCGACGACTTCAAGAAGGGCGGCCGCAAGCCCGGCGTCCTGGGCGCGATGCCGGCCCGGATGCGCGGCACCTCCGGCACGCTGCCCGCCGCCGTCCTCGCGAGCCTGCTCCTGGTGGCGGTCGGCGCGGCCGTACCCGCGCTGAGCCGCACGTACATCGACATGTTCCTGATCGGCGGCCAGACCTCTCTGCTGGGCGTGCTGTTCGCGTCGATGGGCGCGTGCGTGCTGCTGACGGTCCTGCTGACCTGGCTGCAACAGGCGAACCTGTTGCGCGGCCGCCTGATCTCCTCCACCCTGTCCAGCGCCCGCTTCCTGCGCCATCTCCTCCGCCTGCCCGTCACCTTCTTCTCCCAGCGCAGCCCCGCCGACCTCGTCCAGCGGCTCCAGTCCAACGACGCGGTCGCCGAGACCCTGGCCCGCGATCTCGCGGCCGCCGGTGTGGACGCGGTCGTGGTCGTCCTCTACGCCGTACTCCTCTATACGTACGACCCGCAGCTCACCTTCGTCGGCATCGCGGTGGCGCTGCTGAACGTGGTGGCGATGCGGGTGGTGATCCGGCTGCGCGCGACCCGTACGGCGAAGCTGCGGGCCGACAGTGCCCGGCTCACCAACACGGCGTACACCGGTCTCCAGCTGATCGAGACGATGAAGGCGACCGGCGGCGAGGAGGGCTACTTCCGCAAGTGGGCCGGGCAGCACGCCACCACGCTGGAGGAGCAGCAGCGGCTCGGGGTGCCGAGCGCCTGGCTGGGGGTGGTCGCCCCGACCCTCGCCACGCTCAACAGCGCGCTCATCCTCTGGATCGGCGGCATGCGCGCGGTCGAGGGCCACATATCCGTCGGTCTGCTGGTCGCCTTCCAGGCGCTGGTCACCCGGTTCACCGCGCCCATCACCCGCCTCAACGGCGTCGCGGGCCGCATCCAGGACTTCGCGGCCGACGTGGCCCGCCTCAAGGACGTGGAGAACTTCCAGGCGGACCCGCTGTACGCCCGCCCGGACGCCGCCGAGTCCACCCGCCGGCTGCACGGCCACGTCGAGCTGGAGAACATCACCTTCGGCTACAGCCCCCTCGACAAGCCCCTGCTCACCGGCTTCGACCTCACCGTGGGCCCCGGCCGGCAGGTGGCGCTGGTCGGCGGCTCCGGCAGCGGCAAGTCGACGGTGTCCAGGCTGATCTCGGGCCTGTACACCCCCTGGGAGGGCGTGATCCGCATCGACGGCCGGCGTCTGGAGGACATCCCGCGCGGCGCGCTCGCCGCGTCCGTCTCCTTCGTCGACCAGGAGGTCTTCCTGTTCGAGGGCACGGTCCGCGACAACGTGGCCCTGTGGGACCCGTCGATCCCGGACGAGGCCGTGGTGGAGGCGCTGCGGGACGCGGCCCTGTACGACGTGGTGACCCGCCGCCCTGGCGGTATCAACAGCAGGGTCGAGCAGGACGGCCGCAACTTCTCCGGCGGTCAGCGTCAACGCCTGGAGATCGCGCGGGCCTTGGTGCGCAGGCCCAGCATCCTGGTCCTCGACGAGGTGACCAGCGCGCTCGACGCGGAGACCGAGCTGACCGTCATGGACAACCTCCGCAAGCGCGGCTGCGCCTGCGTGGTGATCGCCCACCGGCTCAGCACGGTCCGCGACAGCGACGAGATCGTCGTCCTGCAACACGGCACGATCGTGGAGCGCGGCCGGCACGAGGAACTGGTGACACGCGGCGGCGCGTACGCCCAGCTGGTCAGGGAGCGATGA
- a CDS encoding NHLP bacteriocin export ABC transporter permease/ATPase subunit, translated as MGTPLDCTGHTRLDLEGPQVLWLVASGALDLFAVDAVEQGHWHHLGRLEAGSLLLGPVAGPQHTLVARPLRDCVVRRIGLRELYQQAGTETWSYDEWGNAQLVPPQTSPLEYALALGVGRGLSILFQAPMATEQAAALTDDDVFWMQVPPGSVQYGSLYGAEAAADLLMDPGVWQSMVDQQYRLLATLDRWIEQLERTHEDRTAAGIKAGEAVRVQADRTLLASIGKSSAGRRTTAADADATYAACKVVAQAAGIALSEPAQSGTESDRLDPVERIALASRVRVRAVRLTGNWWRENVGPLVGHRALSGAPVALLWRRGGYVAVQPSSGRETPIEKANVAEFEPRAVMFYRPLPERVPTPLRLMRWSLHGTGGDMTGLLLSGLVTVALGSLVPIATGKILGEYVPKAQEDLIVQVCLAIMLSSVVSAAFLLLQNLTILRMEGRIEATLQPAVWDRLLRLPTKFFASRSTGELASAAMGISAIRRTLAGVGPVVAQSVTVGAVNLGLLLWYSVPMALAAIGMLVVVAAVFLGLGLWQVRWQRRLVVLSNKLNNQAFQTLRGLPKLRVAAAENYAYAAWAGEFARSRELQQKVGGIKNLNTVLGAVYLPLCTLLMFMLLAGPARGSMSAAEFLTFNTSVTMLLTSVTQLTGAFVSAVAVLPLFEEIKPVLEATPEVRTASTRPGVLSGGIEARRLSFRYADDGPLVLDDVSFGIEPGEFVAIVGPSGCGKSTLLRLLIGFDKPVSGSVLYDGQDLGALDQSAVRRQCGVVLQHAQPFTGSILDVICGTEPFTPEEAMAAAEMAGLAEDIKRMPMGLHTIVQGNGAISGGQRQRLMIAQALIRRPRILFFDEATSALDNETQRTVIESTRTLNATRIVIAHRLSTVMDADRVVVMEDGKVAEVGPPDRLLANPTGRLHELVRRQMA; from the coding sequence ATGGGCACGCCCCTCGACTGCACCGGCCACACCCGCCTGGACCTCGAAGGCCCGCAGGTGCTGTGGCTGGTGGCCTCGGGCGCCCTGGACCTGTTCGCGGTCGACGCCGTCGAGCAGGGCCACTGGCACCACCTGGGCCGCCTCGAAGCGGGCTCACTGCTGCTCGGCCCGGTCGCCGGACCCCAGCACACCCTGGTCGCGCGCCCGCTCCGCGACTGCGTGGTCCGGCGCATCGGTCTGCGCGAGCTGTACCAGCAGGCGGGCACCGAGACCTGGTCGTACGACGAATGGGGCAACGCCCAGCTGGTGCCGCCGCAGACGAGCCCGCTGGAGTACGCCCTCGCCCTGGGCGTCGGCCGTGGCCTGTCGATCCTCTTCCAGGCGCCGATGGCCACCGAGCAGGCCGCCGCGCTCACCGACGACGACGTGTTCTGGATGCAGGTGCCGCCCGGCAGCGTCCAGTACGGCTCGCTGTACGGCGCGGAGGCGGCGGCCGATCTGCTGATGGACCCGGGGGTCTGGCAGAGCATGGTCGACCAGCAGTACCGGCTGCTGGCCACGCTGGACCGCTGGATCGAGCAGTTGGAGCGCACCCACGAGGACCGGACGGCCGCGGGCATCAAGGCCGGTGAGGCCGTACGCGTCCAGGCCGACCGCACGCTGCTCGCCTCCATCGGCAAGTCCTCCGCGGGCCGGCGTACGACGGCCGCCGACGCGGACGCCACCTACGCGGCCTGCAAGGTCGTCGCCCAGGCGGCCGGGATCGCCCTCTCCGAGCCCGCGCAGAGCGGCACCGAGAGCGACCGGCTCGACCCGGTGGAGCGCATCGCACTCGCCTCCCGGGTCCGGGTCCGCGCCGTACGGCTCACCGGCAACTGGTGGCGGGAGAACGTGGGCCCGCTGGTCGGGCACCGGGCCCTGTCCGGGGCGCCGGTGGCGTTGCTGTGGCGGCGCGGCGGCTATGTGGCCGTGCAGCCGTCGTCCGGTCGGGAGACGCCGATCGAGAAGGCGAACGTGGCGGAGTTCGAGCCGCGTGCCGTGATGTTCTACCGCCCGCTGCCCGAACGGGTACCGACCCCGCTGCGCCTGATGCGCTGGAGCCTCCACGGCACCGGCGGTGACATGACGGGCCTGCTGCTCAGCGGCCTGGTGACGGTCGCGCTCGGGTCCCTGGTCCCGATCGCGACGGGCAAGATCCTCGGCGAGTACGTGCCGAAGGCGCAGGAGGACCTGATCGTGCAGGTCTGTCTGGCGATCATGCTCTCGAGCGTGGTGTCGGCCGCGTTCCTGCTCCTCCAGAACCTGACGATCCTCCGTATGGAGGGCCGTATCGAGGCGACCCTCCAACCGGCGGTCTGGGACCGTCTGTTGCGGCTCCCCACGAAGTTCTTCGCCTCCCGCTCCACCGGTGAACTGGCGAGCGCGGCCATGGGCATCAGCGCGATCCGCCGCACCCTGGCCGGGGTCGGCCCGGTGGTCGCCCAGTCGGTGACCGTCGGTGCCGTGAACCTCGGTCTGCTGCTCTGGTACAGCGTGCCGATGGCGCTGGCCGCGATCGGCATGCTCGTGGTCGTGGCGGCGGTGTTCCTCGGGCTGGGCCTGTGGCAGGTGCGCTGGCAGCGCCGGCTGGTGGTCCTGAGCAACAAGCTGAACAACCAGGCCTTCCAGACCCTGCGCGGCCTGCCGAAGCTACGGGTGGCGGCCGCCGAGAACTACGCGTACGCGGCCTGGGCGGGCGAGTTCGCGCGCAGCCGGGAGCTCCAGCAGAAGGTGGGCGGGATCAAGAACCTCAACACGGTGCTGGGCGCGGTGTACCTCCCGCTGTGCACCCTGCTGATGTTCATGCTGCTGGCGGGCCCGGCACGGGGTTCGATGTCGGCGGCGGAGTTCCTCACCTTCAACACCTCGGTGACGATGCTGCTGACATCGGTCACCCAGCTGACCGGGGCGTTCGTGTCGGCGGTGGCCGTGCTGCCGTTGTTCGAGGAGATCAAGCCGGTGCTGGAGGCGACCCCGGAGGTCCGCACGGCGAGCACCCGCCCGGGTGTGCTGTCGGGCGGGATCGAGGCCCGCCGGCTGTCCTTCCGGTACGCGGACGACGGCCCGTTGGTGCTGGACGACGTGTCCTTCGGCATCGAACCGGGCGAGTTCGTGGCGATCGTGGGCCCGAGCGGCTGCGGAAAATCGACTCTGTTGCGCCTGCTCATCGGCTTCGACAAGCCGGTCTCCGGGAGCGTCCTGTACGACGGCCAGGACCTGGGCGCCCTCGACCAGTCCGCCGTACGCCGTCAGTGCGGGGTCGTCCTCCAGCATGCCCAGCCGTTCACCGGATCCATCCTGGACGTCATCTGCGGCACCGAGCCGTTCACGCCCGAGGAGGCGATGGCGGCGGCCGAGATGGCGGGGCTCGCCGAGGACATCAAGCGCATGCCGATGGGCCTGCACACCATCGTCCAGGGCAACGGCGCGATCTCCGGCGGCCAGCGCCAACGCCTGATGATCGCCCAGGCGTTGATCCGCCGCCCCCGCATCCTCTTCTTCGACGAGGCCACCAGCGCCCTGGACAACGAAACCCAGCGCACGGTCATCGAGAGCACCCGCACTCTCAACGCGACCCGCATCGTCATCGCCCACCGCCTGTCCACGGTCATGGACGCCGACCGGGTGGTGGTCATGGAGGACGGCAAGGTCGCGGAGGTGGGGCCGCCGGACCGGCTGCTGGCGAACCCGACCGGCCGCCTGCACGAGCTGGTGCGACGCCAGATGGCGTGA
- a CDS encoding S1 family peptidase, which translates to MAAIGAAALILPNAMASQTESNEAAPKTLAASDAGDLASQLQELLGEAFAGAYYDSGEQQLIINVIDGLEIDGDDNNVIIQAQSAGAEVREVENSWSELQEGAATLKEEASVPGTAWAIDPRTNKIQVTADSTVTGENWDTVESTVKSLGSGMATIKKSAGTFKTFLEGGDAIFGGGARCSVGFNVVNAEGAPAFLTAGHCGVAEAEWSEEEGGAPIGTVDAATATFPGAGDFALVNYNDPATQAASTVDLGNGETVDINAAGEATVGLQVLRMGSTTGLADGQVTGLEATVNYPEGTVTGLIQTNVCAEPGDSGGSLFTEDGQAIGLTSGGSGDCTVGGETFFQPVTTALAAVGATLGDAGAGAGEEAAGGAGDAAGAGEEAAGGAAAGAGEEAGDAAGAGDAAGAGDAAAAGAGEEAGAGEEAGAGEEHGVGEEEAGAGEGVDHDSEVSGQ; encoded by the coding sequence GTGGCGGCAATCGGAGCGGCGGCCCTCATCCTGCCGAACGCCATGGCGTCGCAGACGGAGTCGAACGAGGCAGCCCCGAAGACGCTCGCCGCGAGTGACGCCGGGGATCTCGCCTCCCAACTGCAGGAGTTGCTCGGCGAAGCGTTCGCAGGCGCGTACTACGACTCGGGTGAGCAGCAGCTCATCATCAACGTCATCGACGGCCTCGAGATCGACGGCGACGACAACAACGTGATCATCCAGGCGCAGTCGGCCGGTGCGGAGGTCCGTGAGGTCGAGAACAGCTGGTCCGAGCTCCAGGAGGGCGCGGCGACGCTGAAGGAGGAGGCCAGCGTTCCGGGCACCGCCTGGGCGATCGACCCCCGTACGAACAAGATCCAGGTCACCGCCGACTCCACGGTCACGGGCGAGAACTGGGACACCGTCGAGTCGACCGTCAAGTCGCTCGGCTCGGGCATGGCGACCATCAAGAAGTCCGCCGGCACGTTCAAGACCTTCCTCGAAGGCGGCGACGCCATCTTCGGCGGCGGCGCGCGCTGCTCGGTCGGCTTCAACGTCGTCAACGCGGAAGGCGCTCCGGCCTTCCTGACCGCCGGTCACTGTGGTGTCGCCGAGGCCGAGTGGTCCGAGGAGGAGGGCGGCGCGCCGATCGGCACGGTCGACGCGGCGACCGCCACGTTCCCCGGCGCCGGTGACTTCGCCCTGGTCAACTACAACGACCCGGCGACCCAGGCGGCCAGCACGGTCGACCTCGGCAACGGCGAGACGGTCGACATCAACGCGGCCGGCGAGGCCACGGTGGGCCTCCAGGTCCTCCGCATGGGCAGCACCACCGGTCTGGCCGACGGCCAGGTCACCGGCCTCGAGGCGACGGTGAACTACCCCGAGGGCACGGTCACCGGTCTCATCCAGACCAACGTCTGCGCCGAGCCCGGCGACAGCGGCGGCTCGCTGTTCACCGAGGACGGCCAGGCCATCGGTCTGACCTCCGGCGGCAGCGGCGACTGCACCGTCGGCGGCGAGACCTTCTTCCAGCCGGTCACCACCGCCCTCGCGGCGGTCGGCGCGACCCTCGGCGACGCCGGCGCGGGCGCCGGTGAGGAAGCCGCCGGTGGTGCCGGTGACGCCGCGGGCGCCGGTGAAGAGGCTGCCGGTGGCGCCGCCGCCGGTGCCGGTGAGGAAGCAGGCGACGCGGCCGGTGCCGGTGACGCCGCTGGTGCGGGCGACGCTGCCGCCGCGGGCGCCGGTGAAGAGGCCGGTGCCGGTGAAGAGGCCGGTGCGGGCGAGGAGCATGGTGTCGGCGAGGAAGAAGCCGGTGCCGGCGAAGGCGTGGACCACGACTCCGAGGTCAGCGGCCAGTGA
- a CDS encoding PaaI family thioesterase, which translates to MTLTPAEADKILAANFAPWVLDLGLAAVELDDGRAVLRLPWSGRLAREGGALSGQALLAAADTATVIAVSAARGGFVPMTTVQQSTTFQRAVVGEDVLVEAVLTKLGRRMAFADISMTTAGSGELAARASTVYALLG; encoded by the coding sequence ATGACTCTCACACCCGCCGAGGCCGACAAGATCCTCGCCGCCAACTTCGCCCCCTGGGTGCTCGACCTGGGCCTCGCGGCCGTCGAGTTGGACGACGGGCGCGCGGTTCTGCGGCTGCCGTGGTCCGGCCGACTCGCACGGGAGGGCGGCGCCCTGTCGGGTCAGGCGCTGCTGGCGGCGGCCGACACGGCGACGGTGATCGCGGTGTCGGCGGCGCGCGGTGGCTTCGTACCGATGACCACGGTCCAGCAGTCGACGACCTTTCAACGGGCGGTCGTGGGTGAGGACGTGCTCGTCGAGGCGGTGCTCACCAAGCTCGGACGCCGGATGGCCTTCGCCGACATCTCCATGACGACGGCCGGCTCGGGCGAGCTCGCGGCCCGGGCGAGCACGGTTTACGCGCTCCTGGGGTGA
- a CDS encoding HlyD family efflux transporter periplasmic adaptor subunit, with amino-acid sequence MQFRQQALAKLQSPEDLDLPVRFARPQGWLVLSVTVVAMAAASVWAVTGSVASTVGAPAVLTHGQGSYVLQSPVAGQVTAVLAKQGERLPARSPVLKVATAEGETVVRSVAAGRVSALAATIGQIISTGADVAAIEKVAGADDPLYATVYVPAENAASIPENAAVDLTVQSAPTQQYGVLRGHVKKVDRTAQTPQSIGAFLGDSQLGEQFTKKGRPVAVTVRLDREASTESGYEWSSQDGPPFELTSMTMATGSIRMADERPIDWLLP; translated from the coding sequence GTGCAGTTCCGCCAACAGGCCCTCGCCAAACTCCAGTCACCGGAGGACCTCGACCTGCCGGTGCGCTTCGCCCGCCCGCAGGGCTGGCTGGTGCTGTCCGTGACGGTGGTCGCCATGGCCGCCGCGTCCGTGTGGGCCGTCACGGGTTCCGTCGCGTCCACGGTCGGCGCACCCGCCGTCCTCACCCACGGGCAGGGCAGTTACGTCCTCCAGAGCCCGGTCGCCGGCCAGGTCACCGCCGTGCTCGCGAAGCAGGGCGAGCGGCTGCCCGCCAGGTCCCCGGTCCTGAAGGTCGCCACGGCCGAGGGCGAGACCGTCGTACGGTCCGTCGCGGCCGGCCGGGTCTCCGCGCTCGCCGCCACCATCGGCCAGATCATCTCCACCGGCGCCGATGTCGCGGCCATCGAGAAGGTCGCGGGCGCCGACGACCCGCTGTACGCCACGGTGTACGTCCCCGCCGAGAACGCCGCGTCGATCCCGGAGAACGCCGCCGTGGACCTGACCGTGCAGTCGGCGCCCACCCAGCAGTACGGCGTGCTGCGCGGCCATGTGAAGAAGGTGGACCGCACCGCGCAGACCCCGCAGTCGATCGGCGCGTTCCTCGGCGACAGCCAGCTGGGCGAGCAGTTCACCAAGAAGGGCCGGCCGGTGGCCGTCACCGTACGGCTGGACCGCGAGGCGTCGACCGAGTCGGGCTACGAGTGGTCCTCGCAGGACGGGCCGCCGTTCGAGCTGACGTCCATGACCATGGCCACGGGTTCGATCCGCATGGCCGACGAGCGTCCGATCGATTGGCTGCTCCCGTGA
- a CDS encoding SpoIIE family protein phosphatase, translated as MSDVHASRERTTVETARVGHPLLSLALAAMMDDVGAHSGAVYLLAPDEPVLEMAVMAGLPRSFAAPWERVGLSAPVPVAEAVRGRRLVWVNGEEQMARRYPRIAVVLPYPFALAALPVATRDTTYGAVFLTWPGSHPPELSDRERDHLTSACDRLAIRLRRAEDEGRPVLPEPDLSAPSATMVAGTLGTVEAARMVARLPYGMCALDLHGRISFANAATAELLGVPVSGLLGTQLWASLPWLNDPAFEDRYRAALMSQHVTSFVALRPPSDWLSFRLYPGTNGLSVRISRARGVAEAEHSERLEGDGPGRLVTINHVLALASALTEAVGVQDVVDLVADEIVPAIGSQALLVLGSRAGRLHVLGHRGYADPHLVERFDGMPLSAPMPGAHALTTGVPAFFESRRQLEHLYPMRQDTPDGLNAWAYLPLIASGRPVGTWVLGYAEPHPFPADERSVLTSLSGLIAQALERALLYDAKHQLAHGLQQALLPHSLPSIPGIEAASRYLPATRGMDIGGDFFDLVLSHGRASAVIGDVQGHNVTAAGLMGQIRTAVRAYTTVGQAPEEVMSSTNRLLIDLGSELFASCLYLRLDPAHGTAVMARAGHPPPLLRRPNGKVKVLDLAGGPLLGIDAAATYPTTEVALAEGSVLVLYTDGLIESPGVDIEDALADLGERLAAAGERPLDALADSLVREVGAAEERADDVALLLLRATSVG; from the coding sequence ATGTCCGACGTCCACGCGTCCCGGGAGCGGACGACCGTCGAGACCGCCCGCGTCGGCCATCCGCTGCTCTCGCTGGCGCTGGCCGCGATGATGGACGACGTCGGGGCCCACTCGGGCGCCGTCTATCTGCTGGCGCCCGACGAGCCGGTCCTGGAGATGGCGGTCATGGCGGGGCTGCCGAGGTCGTTCGCCGCGCCGTGGGAACGGGTGGGGCTGAGCGCGCCGGTCCCGGTCGCCGAGGCGGTACGGGGGCGGCGGCTGGTGTGGGTCAACGGTGAGGAGCAGATGGCCCGCCGCTATCCCCGGATCGCCGTGGTCCTGCCCTACCCGTTCGCCCTGGCCGCGCTGCCGGTGGCGACCCGCGACACCACGTACGGCGCCGTCTTCCTGACGTGGCCCGGCTCGCACCCGCCGGAACTCAGCGACCGCGAGCGGGACCACCTCACCTCGGCCTGCGACCGGCTCGCGATCCGGCTGCGGCGCGCGGAGGACGAGGGCCGGCCGGTGCTGCCCGAGCCGGACCTGTCGGCGCCGTCGGCGACCATGGTCGCCGGGACCCTCGGCACGGTGGAGGCGGCGCGGATGGTGGCGCGGCTGCCGTACGGGATGTGCGCGCTCGATCTGCACGGGCGGATCTCCTTCGCCAACGCGGCGACGGCCGAACTGCTGGGCGTCCCGGTGAGCGGTCTGCTGGGCACCCAGCTGTGGGCGTCCTTGCCGTGGCTCAACGATCCCGCGTTCGAGGACCGTTACCGGGCGGCGCTGATGAGCCAGCACGTGACGTCGTTCGTGGCGCTCAGACCGCCGAGCGACTGGCTGTCGTTCCGGCTGTATCCGGGGACTAACGGGCTGAGCGTACGGATCTCCCGGGCCCGCGGGGTCGCCGAGGCCGAGCACTCCGAGCGGCTGGAGGGCGACGGACCGGGCCGCCTGGTGACCATCAACCATGTGCTGGCGCTGGCGAGCGCGCTCACCGAGGCGGTGGGTGTGCAGGACGTGGTGGACCTGGTCGCCGACGAGATCGTCCCTGCCATCGGCAGCCAGGCCCTCCTGGTGCTCGGCTCCCGCGCCGGGCGCCTGCATGTGCTCGGGCACCGCGGCTACGCGGACCCCCACCTCGTGGAACGCTTCGACGGCATGCCGCTCAGCGCACCGATGCCCGGGGCGCACGCCCTCACCACCGGGGTACCCGCCTTCTTCGAGTCCCGTCGGCAGCTGGAGCACCTCTATCCGATGCGGCAGGACACCCCGGACGGGCTGAACGCCTGGGCGTATCTCCCGCTGATCGCCTCGGGACGGCCGGTGGGCACCTGGGTGCTCGGGTACGCGGAACCGCATCCGTTCCCGGCCGACGAGCGCTCCGTGCTGACCAGCCTCAGCGGCCTCATCGCCCAGGCGCTGGAGCGGGCTCTGCTGTACGACGCCAAGCACCAGCTGGCGCACGGGCTGCAGCAGGCCCTGCTGCCGCACTCGTTGCCGTCGATTCCCGGTATCGAGGCGGCCTCCCGCTATCTGCCCGCCACCCGGGGCATGGACATCGGGGGCGACTTCTTCGACCTGGTGCTCTCGCACGGGCGGGCCTCGGCCGTGATCGGCGACGTGCAGGGGCACAACGTGACGGCGGCGGGCCTGATGGGGCAGATACGGACGGCGGTACGCGCGTACACGACCGTCGGGCAGGCGCCCGAGGAGGTGATGAGCAGCACCAACCGGCTGCTGATCGACCTCGGTTCCGAGCTGTTCGCCAGCTGTCTGTATCTGCGGCTCGACCCGGCGCACGGGACGGCCGTCATGGCGCGGGCGGGGCATCCACCGCCGTTGCTGCGCCGGCCGAACGGGAAGGTGAAGGTGCTCGACCTCGCGGGTGGTCCGCTGCTCGGCATCGACGCGGCGGCGACGTATCCGACGACCGAGGTGGCGTTGGCCGAGGGGTCCGTGCTGGTGCTCTACACCGACGGGCTGATCGAGTCGCCGGGTGTCGACATCGAGGACGCGCTGGCCGATCTCGGGGAGCGGCTCGCGGCGGCCGGGGAGCGGCCCTTGGACGCGCTGGCCGACAGTCTCGTACGGGAGGTCGGGGCGGCGGAGGAGCGGGCGGACGATGTGGCGTTGTTGCTGCTTCGGGCGACTTCCGTCGGGTGA